In the Lysinibacillus sp. PLM2 genome, one interval contains:
- the guaC gene encoding GMP reductase, producing MDNVFDYEDIQLIPNKCIVNSRSECDTSVMFGGFKFKLPVVPANMQTIIDEKIAVMLAENGYFYIMHRFNPETRADFIKDMHARKLIASISVGVKEEEYKFIEQLAIEDLVPEFITIDIAHGHSNAVINMIKHIKNHLPQSFVIAGNVGTPEAVRELENAGADATKVGIGPGKVCITKIKTGFGTGGWQLAALRWCAKAATKPIIADGGIRTHGDIAKSVRFGASMVMIGSLFAGHEESPGQTITKDGKMFKEYFGSASEFQKGEKKNVEGKKMYVEHKGSLKDTLVEMEQDLQSSISYAGGNKLEAIRTVDYVVVKNSIFNGDKVY from the coding sequence ATGGATAATGTATTTGATTACGAAGATATTCAACTAATTCCTAATAAATGTATCGTAAATAGCCGTTCTGAATGTGATACTTCTGTAATGTTTGGTGGATTTAAATTTAAACTTCCTGTTGTGCCAGCAAATATGCAAACAATTATTGATGAAAAAATTGCTGTTATGTTAGCTGAAAATGGTTACTTCTATATTATGCACCGTTTCAATCCAGAGACTCGCGCAGATTTTATTAAGGATATGCATGCACGTAAGTTAATCGCTTCTATTAGTGTAGGAGTTAAAGAAGAAGAATATAAATTTATAGAACAATTAGCAATCGAAGATTTAGTTCCTGAATTTATTACGATTGATATCGCACATGGTCATTCTAATGCTGTGATAAACATGATTAAACATATTAAAAATCATTTACCACAAAGCTTTGTTATCGCAGGTAATGTCGGTACTCCAGAAGCTGTAAGAGAATTAGAAAACGCTGGTGCCGATGCAACAAAGGTTGGTATCGGACCTGGTAAAGTTTGTATTACAAAAATCAAAACAGGTTTTGGAACTGGTGGTTGGCAATTAGCAGCACTTCGTTGGTGTGCAAAAGCTGCAACGAAACCTATTATTGCAGACGGTGGAATTCGTACTCACGGTGACATCGCTAAATCCGTTCGTTTTGGTGCATCTATGGTAATGATTGGTTCTTTATTTGCTGGACATGAAGAATCACCAGGCCAAACGATTACAAAAGATGGAAAAATGTTCAAAGAATACTTTGGATCTGCATCTGAATTCCAAAAAGGTGAAAAGAAAAACGTTGAAGGTAAAAAAATGTACGTGGAGCATAAAGGATCTTTAAAAGATACTTTAGTAGAAATGGAACAGGATTTGCAATCATCAATCTCTTATGCCGGTGGGAATAAATTAGAAGCTATCCGCACTGTAGATTATGTTGTCGTAAAAAATTCTATCTTCAATGGTGATAAAGTATACTAA